Proteins co-encoded in one Hymenobacter swuensis DY53 genomic window:
- the secG gene encoding preprotein translocase subunit SecG produces MYYALIALILLVCFLLAVVVLAQNPKGGGISSQFGAGGAAQLMGVKRTGDLLEKLTWGFAIGLMVLSLGTHVIGGSSATGPVRSINQQKALESRGPAAPVPAAPAPAAPGASAPTAAPAAAPAAQPAPTPAN; encoded by the coding sequence ATGTACTACGCTCTTATTGCCCTGATTCTTCTTGTTTGCTTCCTGCTGGCCGTAGTCGTGCTGGCGCAAAACCCCAAAGGCGGCGGAATTTCCAGCCAGTTTGGCGCGGGTGGCGCAGCTCAGCTTATGGGCGTGAAGCGTACCGGCGACCTGCTGGAAAAACTCACCTGGGGTTTCGCCATCGGCCTGATGGTATTGAGCTTAGGCACCCACGTAATAGGCGGCTCTTCGGCCACGGGTCCGGTGCGCAGCATCAACCAACAAAAAGCCCTCGAAAGCCGTGGCCCGGCCGCGCCGGTTCCAGCCGCTCCTGCCCCGGCCGCTCCCGGTGCTTCGGCTCCAACGGCGGCCCCCGCTGCCGCTCCGGCCGCCCAGCCTGCTCCGACTCCTGCCAACTAG
- a CDS encoding LptE family protein — translation MTWNKHSGGKLLATGCWLLAVSLFSSARRKAISYQLIASSLCILLSGCGIYSFSGTNIDPNVKTISISTFANNANNGPSFLGPRFTEDFKDYFQRNTSLKLVPRDGDLQFEGQIIAYDFAPAAIQQTNGQDQAGANQLTIQVRVKFTNTKDPKQDFEQTLQTTRPFPATRDITSINNDPTAVRELFRNIITDAFNKSVANW, via the coding sequence ATGACCTGGAACAAGCATAGTGGTGGTAAGCTGCTGGCTACTGGCTGTTGGCTGTTAGCTGTTAGCCTTTTTTCTTCTGCCCGCCGGAAAGCCATCAGCTATCAGCTAATAGCCAGTAGCTTATGCATCCTACTCAGCGGCTGCGGCATCTACTCGTTCAGCGGCACCAACATCGACCCGAACGTTAAGACGATTTCCATTTCCACCTTCGCCAATAACGCCAACAACGGCCCCTCGTTTCTCGGGCCACGGTTCACGGAGGATTTCAAAGACTATTTTCAGCGCAATACGTCGCTGAAACTGGTGCCCCGCGACGGCGACCTGCAGTTTGAAGGCCAGATCATTGCCTACGACTTTGCGCCGGCCGCCATTCAGCAGACCAACGGCCAGGATCAGGCCGGAGCCAACCAACTCACCATTCAGGTACGGGTGAAATTCACGAACACCAAGGACCCCAAGCAGGACTTCGAGCAAACCCTGCAAACCACCCGGCCCTTCCCCGCTACCCGCGACATTACCAGCATCAACAACGACCCCACGGCCGTGCGCGAGCTGTTTCGCAATATTATCACGGACGCCTTTAATAAATCAGTAGCCAACTGGTAA